A genomic window from Winogradskyella sp. J14-2 includes:
- a CDS encoding DUF4369 domain-containing protein, with protein MTNFYKTLSLLALLLMVWSCGEDNDTNFTLKGSIKDLKKGVVYLQKEVDSTIVHLDSMVISGQPEFTLKTNLEEPMLLYLKLFKNDGEEHYIPFFADEGVTEIKTTLKNFNFDAEIKGSKPQDLLNEYTKVMSKFNNQNLDIIEANFLAQKNNDSIAADSLNKASEVLYKRKYSYTIQFALNNRDNIIAPYLALYEVPSANPIYVDSIYNGLTENVKNSFYGKKLGDFIAERNSEQ; from the coding sequence ATGACAAATTTCTATAAAACACTGAGCCTTTTAGCTTTACTATTAATGGTATGGTCTTGCGGAGAAGATAATGATACTAACTTCACCTTAAAAGGTAGTATTAAGGACCTAAAAAAAGGCGTTGTATATCTTCAAAAAGAAGTTGACTCTACCATAGTACATTTAGATTCTATGGTTATTTCTGGTCAACCAGAATTTACGTTAAAAACAAATTTAGAAGAGCCAATGCTTTTATACCTTAAGCTCTTTAAAAATGATGGAGAAGAACATTACATTCCGTTTTTTGCTGATGAGGGCGTTACTGAAATAAAAACTACACTTAAGAACTTTAATTTTGATGCTGAAATAAAAGGTTCTAAACCACAAGATTTGCTTAATGAATATACCAAAGTAATGTCAAAATTTAATAATCAGAATTTAGATATTATAGAAGCTAATTTCTTAGCTCAAAAGAATAATGACAGTATAGCAGCAGACTCATTAAATAAAGCCTCAGAAGTATTATACAAACGTAAGTACTCGTATACAATTCAGTTTGCTTTAAATAATAGAGACAATATTATAGCGCCTTATTTGGCTTTGTATGAAGTTCCTTCTGCTAATCCTATTTATGTAGATTCTATCTATAATGGTTTAACTGAAAATGTTAAAAACTCATTTTACGGCAAAAAACTTGGAGATTTCATTGCTGAAAGAAACTCTGAACAATAA
- a CDS encoding 6-pyruvoyl trahydropterin synthase family protein, protein MKVTVHRKAHFNAAHRLYRKDWSFEKNDEVFGLCNNPNFHGHNYELIASVTGEIDPETGYVIDVKILKDIIKSEVENAFDHKNLNIEVPEFQDLNPTAENIAVVIYNKIKAKLDDKFHLEITLYETPRNFVTYSGQ, encoded by the coding sequence ATGAAGGTAACTGTACACAGAAAAGCACATTTTAATGCCGCACATAGACTTTACAGAAAAGACTGGAGCTTTGAAAAAAACGATGAAGTTTTCGGACTGTGCAATAATCCTAACTTTCATGGTCATAATTACGAACTTATTGCTAGTGTAACCGGAGAAATAGACCCAGAAACAGGTTACGTTATAGATGTAAAGATTTTAAAGGACATAATTAAGTCTGAGGTAGAAAATGCTTTTGACCATAAGAACCTTAATATTGAAGTTCCAGAATTTCAAGATTTAAACCCAACTGCAGAAAATATTGCTGTAGTTATATACAATAAAATAAAGGCAAAACTAGATGATAAGTTTCATTTAGAAATTACATTATACGAAACTCCACGTAATTTTGTAACCTATTCAGGCCAATAA
- a CDS encoding type I phosphomannose isomerase catalytic subunit, translating to MKQQLYPLKFRPILKDKIWGGTKLATQFNKASSSKELGESWEISTVPGDISKVVNGDLNSQNLQDILELYKGELIGEKNYDRFGHDFPLLIKFIDAKQDLSIQLHPDDELAKARHNSFGKTEMWYVMQADKDANLIVGFNQKIDRETYLKHLNNKSLTSILNFDKVKEGDTYFIEAGRVHAIGAGVLLAEIQQTSDVTYRVYDWDRKDAQGNERELHNDIAIDAFKFDLKDDFKVKYKKEKNTANNMVSCPFFTTNYLELDSELVKENTHDSFLIYMCVDGEVEVVADNTREVISKGETILIPAVIKDFKLSTNSAKLLEVYV from the coding sequence ATGAAACAACAATTATATCCTCTAAAATTTCGTCCAATACTAAAAGACAAAATTTGGGGAGGCACCAAATTAGCAACGCAATTCAACAAGGCCTCAAGCTCTAAAGAATTAGGTGAGAGTTGGGAAATCAGTACAGTACCTGGTGATATTTCAAAAGTTGTCAATGGAGATCTCAATTCTCAAAACCTTCAAGATATTTTAGAGCTGTATAAAGGAGAGTTAATAGGTGAGAAAAACTATGATAGATTTGGTCATGATTTTCCATTATTAATTAAGTTTATAGATGCCAAACAAGATTTAAGTATTCAGTTACATCCAGATGATGAATTAGCAAAAGCTAGACATAACTCATTCGGAAAAACCGAAATGTGGTATGTTATGCAGGCAGACAAGGATGCCAATTTAATAGTTGGCTTTAATCAAAAAATCGATAGGGAGACATATCTAAAGCATCTTAACAATAAAAGCCTTACCAGTATTCTAAACTTTGACAAAGTAAAAGAAGGCGACACCTATTTTATAGAAGCAGGTCGTGTGCACGCTATTGGCGCAGGCGTTTTACTAGCAGAAATTCAGCAAACGAGCGACGTTACTTATCGTGTATATGATTGGGATAGAAAAGATGCCCAAGGCAATGAACGTGAGTTACATAACGACATTGCAATAGATGCCTTTAAATTTGATTTAAAAGATGATTTTAAAGTTAAATACAAAAAGGAAAAAAACACAGCAAACAATATGGTAAGTTGTCCTTTTTTTACAACTAATTATTTAGAATTAGATAGTGAATTGGTTAAAGAAAACACACATGATTCATTTCTAATATACATGTGTGTAGATGGAGAAGTGGAAGTTGTAGCAGACAATACAAGAGAGGTAATCTCAAAAGGTGAAACTATTCTCATTCCAGCGGTAATTAAAGATTTTAAATTGTCTACCAACAGCGCAAAACTACTTGAAGTTTACGTTTAA
- the idi gene encoding isopentenyl-diphosphate Delta-isomerase, with translation MIEEQVILVDENDNKIGLMPKMEAHEKALLHRAFSVFVFNDKNELMLQQRALHKYHSPGLWTNTCCSHQRNGESNLDAGKRRLQEEMGFVTELKETTSFIYKAPFDNGLTEHEYDHIMVGKYNDKPNINPKEVADWKWMPLEDVKADVSLHPEHYTAWFKIIFEKFYKHINVNKS, from the coding sequence ATGATAGAAGAACAGGTCATCCTCGTAGATGAAAACGACAATAAAATAGGCTTAATGCCAAAAATGGAAGCCCACGAAAAAGCGTTGCTTCATCGTGCATTTTCAGTATTTGTATTCAATGATAAAAACGAGCTAATGCTTCAACAACGCGCATTACATAAGTATCATTCACCAGGATTATGGACAAACACCTGCTGTAGCCACCAACGCAACGGAGAATCTAATCTCGATGCAGGAAAAAGAAGACTACAAGAAGAAATGGGCTTTGTAACCGAATTAAAGGAAACCACTTCGTTTATTTATAAAGCTCCCTTTGATAACGGATTAACCGAGCACGAGTACGACCATATAATGGTAGGAAAGTATAATGATAAACCTAATATAAATCCCAAAGAAGTTGCCGATTGGAAATGGATGCCTTTAGAAGACGTAAAGGCTGATGTATCCTTACATCCAGAACATTATACAGCTTGGTTTAAAATCATTTTTGAAAAATTCTATAAACATATAAACGTTAATAAGTCATGA